The DNA region TACAGCAGACCACCACTTGGCAGGCTCCGTCCAATAGCGGGTGATGGGGAGCAGGGGCTATTCCCTATACTGAATCCAAGCACAAACAGCTAGACTGCTGCATGGCGTGACATGGTGGCAAAGGAATATGAAAGAGGCCAGAGGGAACAAAAGAGGACCTAGAGGTCCCCATGCAACCTGCCCCACGTGTGTAGGTGAGCATAGGCATGCATGCCTAGGAAGACAGAGGATTGCAAATGTCCACGTACACACCTGCAATTGTGTGCGTAGGAGGCCGGCTCACTGCAGGAGACATTGCGGCGCCTCTTTGGGCCTGTAATCCTACTTAACTCGACTTTCAGTTATTTTGAGCAAGAGATTATAGCTGATTAAGATCTCTTGCCAGGCACCACCCCTCCCGGAGGCTGGGACAGAAAGGCTCTTCCCACCTGGGCCAGGGTGCTCAAGATCGACTCTCCCAGGTCTGGCTTGAGCTCTCCTGTGGTGTTGGTATGGCCTTCAGGGCATTTCGGATAAATTGTGCCACCTCTGTGCCTTTGACATTGGTGTCAGAATCCAGGACGAGGAGCCCAATGAAATCCCAGGCCTCGCTGGCTGAGGATCATGCTACCCCACTGTCCTATGTCCCCTTTCCAGCTCTGGTGCGCAAGGTTCAAGCAGACCCTAGGCTGCTGCACCTCAAGGAGGTACCTGGGTTCCTCTGAACCTCCAATCTGTCTTTCTCAGTTAGAAATGGATTCCCTGGGAAGCCAGGTCCTGTTTATAGTGTTTTCAAaaaggagatatatatatatatatatatatatatatatatatatatatatatatatatatatctcctcaTTTTTGTCGCTTCAGTGCTGCCTAGTTTCAGCTGTCAATATTGGTGAAATACACTCGGCTGGCTGCTGGCCAGGCCACTGAGCAGTGACGGAGGCTGCTGTAAATCCCTGTATTAACAAGCTAACACCCATTTCTCCATCCCATAAGTGGGCAGGGTGGGGACCATGGGGTAATGGACCCCAGTTCTACCGTGAGGTCTCTTCCTGTCACCCCACAGTCCTATCCACATGTACGCTGGGCTCTGGGAATTGGGGAAAGGCACGGTCCTGCCTCTGGGGGTGTACGTGGCCAGAGGTGACATGAGGTAGAGAGGCCTTCGTGTGTATACAAATTTGGGGTATGAGATGTAGGGAGGTGGCCCTGGGAACTGGGGGGATATTTTTGTTAAGCTTGGAGgtgacttcttttttgttgttgtttttaatattttacatttatttattaattgtatttgtgtgtttgggaggtgctgtcagaggacaacttgtaggagttgaaTCGCTCCTTTcgccatgtgggtcctagggattgaactcgggtcatcaagcttggcagcgaTCCCATTGATTTGCTGAATCATCTTGCTGTCTCCCTCCATCCCAGAAGAGCTTGGTAGAGCAGGTTGTTCTTCCTCTACTGCCACACGGGGACAGCTTCAAGTCCTGGGTGCCATGTGGGTGGATGGCCTCAGAGTTCAGCCAGCTGATTCatctggagaaactgaggcccagaggagGGTGGCTCGCTGGGCCACAAGGCAGGAGCTTGCCAGGCCACTCCCCCGATCTGCCTCAGGCTGGGGACATTGGCTGGGTGTTCGGCACCCCCTGCAGGCAGTTCTGAAGGTGCCATGGTTGGCCCTTCTTGGGGAGAAGTGACTTCGAAGCATTCCAAGGGACCCGGCAGAGAGTCAGTAACTCAAAGAGATGGATGTCCCGCCTGCCAGCTCTGCCACTCATTGCCTGAAGAACTCTGAGTCCCTTCTCTAGGCTGTTTCCCTGAGGATCCAAGGCCGTGCCCATTGTCACTGCAATACCTCTGAGCTGACCACTCAAGGGGACGTCATGTCCACCGTGTACAAAAAGAACCTGGACCTGAGGGAGGTCTGCTCTTCTTAGTGATCACAGCCTCTCTCAGCCCAGCCCAATGATCTGGGACAAGTACCATGGTTTCCATTTTACAGCAGACAGTGGTGGGTGGCTCAGCTGAATTCTTCAGACAGACAGTCACCCAGTGACTTTGGATTTAGTCTTTTCTGTGccttactctcttctctcttctcttgcagCAGCGAGTACTTCAGGCAGAGGAACGGGGCAAAGCCACCAGGACACACAGGCCCATGGGAAAGCAGGCTGTGGCCACCTCAGGACCGGAGAGAACGACAAGGGGCAGCAGGCAGTGAGGGAGCCATTCTCCCTCCAGGCACCTGCGCCATGCAGCTTGGGACAGGACATCTCTGACAGTGCAGGCAGTACTCCATCCCACCTCTAAGTCCCCTGGGGGGGGGGCCATTgcccagccctcccctcccccatccccacaaGCAGTGTCCCAAGATGGCTAGGCACGGGTGGGGTGCACCGTGGGTACTTGTGGCAGCCGCCACGTTACTGCACGCGGGTGGGCTGGCCCAAGGTGACTGCTGGCTGATCGAGGGTGACAAGGGCTTCGTGTGGCTGGCCATCTGCAGCCAGAACCAGCCGCCCTATGAGGCCATCCCCCAACAGATCAACAACACCATCGTGGACCTGCGGCTTAACGAGAACCGCATCCGCAGTGTGCAGTATGCCTCCCTGAGCCGCTTTGGAAACCTCACATACCTCAACCTCACCAAGAACGAGATCGGCTACATCGAGGACGGGGCCTTCTCTGGCCAGTTCAACCTCCAGGTGCTGCAGCTGGGTTACAACCGGCTGCGCAACCTTACGGAGGGCATGCTGCGGGGCCTGAGCAAGCTTGAGTACCTGTACCTGCAGGCTAACCTCATCGAGGTGGTGATGGCCAGCGCCTTCTGGGAGTGTCCCAACATAGTCAACATAGATCTCTCCATGAACCGCATCCAGCAGCTGGGCAGCGGCACCTTCGCAGGCCTGACCAAGCTCTCAGTGTGTGAGATTTACAGCAACCCTTTCTACTGCTCCTGTGAGCTGCTGGGTTTCCTGCGCTGGCTGGCCGCCTTCACCAACGCCACGCAGACCCATGACCGGGTGCAGTGTGAGTCTCCTCCGGTCTACGCAGGCTACTTCCTCCTGGGCCAGGGCCGCCATGGCCACCAACGTAGCATCCTTAGCAAGCTGCAGTCTGTGTGCACTGAGGGTTCCTACACTGCTGAGGTGCTTGGCCCACCTCGCCCGGTGCCAGGCCGGTCACAGCCAGGACATTCACCACCTCCGCCTCCTCTGGAGCCCAGTGACATGCCCTGCGCTGATGACGAGTGCTTCTCCGGAGATGGCACCACACCGCTGGTGGTCCTGACTACGCTGGTCCCTCAGACGGAGGCCCGTCCCTCCATGAAGGTCAAGCAGCTGACCCAAAACTCGGCCACCATCATGGTGCAGCTGCCGAGCCCATTCAACCGCATGTACACACTGGAGCAGTACAATAATAGCAAATCGTTCACCGTGTCCAAGCTGACCCAGCCTCAGGAGGAGATCCGCCTCACCAATCTCTACACACTCACCAACTACACATACTGCGTGGTCTCCACCAGCTCCGGCACTCATCATAACCACACCTGCCTTACCATCTGCCTGCCCAAGCCGCCCAGTCCACCAGGCCCCGTGCCCAGCCCCTCCACAGCCACCCACTACATCATGACCATCCTGGGCTGCCTCTTCGGCATGGTACTGGTTCTGGGCGCCGTCTACTACTGCCTGCGCAAGCGAAGGCGACAGGAGGAGAAACACAAGAAGGCTGTGGCAGCGGCAGCTGGCAGCTTGAAAAAGACCATCATCGAGCTTAAGTACGGCCCTGAGATTGAGGCGCCTGGTCTGGCTCCCCTGACCCAGGGTCCGCTGTTGGGCCCTGAGGCTGTGACTCGAATACCCTACCTGCCAGCTGCCACCAGCGACGTGGAGCAGTATAAGCTAGTGGAGAGCAGCGAGACCCCCAAGGCCACCAAGGGGAACTACATTGAAGTGCGCACAGGGGAGCCGCAGGAACGCAGAGGCTGTGAGCTTAGCAGGCCAGGTGAACCCCAGAGCTCGGTAGCCGAGATCTCCACCATTGCCAAGGAAGTGGACAGAGTCAACCAGATCATTAACAACTGCATCGACGCACTCAAGTCTGAGTCCACCTCCTTCCAGGGCACCAAATCGGGGGCCGTGTCCGCGGCTGAGCCGCAGCTGGTGCTGCTGTCCGAGCCTCTGGCCAGCAAGCACAGCTTCTTGTCTCCTGTATACAAAGATGCCTTTGGCCACGGTGGCCTGCAGCGGCACCACAGTGTGGAGGCTGCGCCCGGGCCCCCGAGGGCCAGCACTTCATCCAGCGGTTCTGCACGCAGCCCTCGCACCTTCCGAGCTGAGGCCACCGGCACACATAAGGCCCCAGCCACTGAGACCAAGTACATTGAAAAAAGCTCACCCGTGCCCGAGACCATCCTCACTGTGACACCCGCGGCCACTGTGCTGCGGGCAGAGGCCGACAAGAGTCGCCAGTACGGCGAGCATCGGCACTCGTACCCCGGCTCCCACCCTGCCGAGCCACCtgctcctccaccacctccacccacGCACGAGGGCTTGGGTGGCCGCAAGGCATCTATCCTAGAGCCTCTGACCCGGCCACGACCCCGAGACCTCGTCTATTCGCAGCTGTCCCCGCAGTACCACAACCTGAGCTATTCATCTAGCCCCGAGTACACCTGCAGGGCATCCCCAAGCATCTGGGAGCGTCTCAGACTGAGCCGGCGGAGACACAAGGATGATGCGGAGTTCATGGCGGCTGGCCACGCCCTGCGCAAGAAGGTCCAGTTTGCCAAAGACGAGGACCTGCATGACATCCTAGACTACTGGAAAGGCGTGTCCGCCCAGCACAAGTCCTGAACCTCCCTCCACCCTTTGGCAGGGCCCAAGGTAGCCTGGCCCTGTCCTCTCCGAAACTCGTGATGCCCATTGGACCAAAAAGGATAGACCAGCCACAGCAGCTATCCCTGACTGAGACTTAACACTAAATCCAACATATGTGCACAACCAGGGGCCGCTGCATACAGCACCTGGCCACAGGGACAGCTTGGGGAGGCCGCAGGTGGCCGCGACAGTAGATATACTAACTTCCATGTAAACTGTAATGTGCCTGCTGCCTGGTGCAAGcaagcaagacacacacacacacaaacacaaacatacacacactcacacactcatacactttcacacacactcacacacttatacatactcacatacacaaatgcatacacaggcatgtgcgagtgcacacacaaacatacgcacacatgctcccactcacacacgcacatgcacacacatgcacacatgggacTTCGGAAAACTGTGTCTTacgggtgggggcgggggaggggaagtTTTTCCATTATCTTTCCTGTTTTgagccttctcttccttttccttctttcttctctctttctctttattttcttcctttttaaaaaaatatatataaaagtgaaaatctttaaaaaaaaaaaaagaaaagaaaaaagaaagaagaaagaactaaGTCACCTAGTGTGGGGCGAACGACCAAGTACAGCCAGCTTTCTGGCATCCCCTAAATACAATCTCCCAGGCTGTGGAGTGCAGATGGGTAGAGCGTCTGGAGACTGTGAGACTCTAGTGGGGAGGTGGAGTCTGTGCCTGGGGAGTGGTCAGGGTGGCAAGAGGGGTGCAGGCTGGGAAACATTGTGTGGTCCCCCCACCTCGACCCCATCTTCattgtacactgtagctgttctattgtacagaaaaaaaatctatatttgcaAAGTTTGCtgtaaaatgagagagagaaaacaagactatgtctactaaaaaaaaatctgcaaaggaaaaaaactcCAAATACATGTGTTCTGTGGGTTTTTActgggggcagtggtggtggtcaGGGTCCCATTTAGGCAAGTGATTGTGGATTGTGGCTTTGATGGGCTCAGTGGGAGGGAGCCTGTGGGAAGAGTCATGGCTCACACTGGGCAGGGAAGCTTCCAGCCTCTTTGAGGGTGGGAACTAGTGTGGAAGGATCAGAAGGTAAGAGGtgggaggaggctgaggagggggTAGCTATGCCAGGGCCCATGTGCAGACCTAGTGGCTGAGGGGTGGGGACAAATGGGAACAAACAGAGGCTCCTCTGAACATGGTGGTCATGGTGGGGTTGGTTAGGTATGACGGTTACAGGGTGTGTCTGTGCAGAGCCCTTCTATACCCAGAGCACTGCCCACATGGAGAGAGACCCCTCTCTGCAACACAAAGCCAGCCTTCATTCTCCCACAACCAGCCCTTGCCTCTCACCCATTCTGTCTCCTGTGACCTTTTCTGGGCGGTCCCATCCATGGGAGGATGAGCAGCTTCATTCTTTCTTGGTTCTTCAGTTTCTGGAACTGGTAGAAGGAAGTCCTGCTCCAAGGTTAACCTCAATACTTGCTGTTATTGAGACTGCAGCCAGCTGTTGTCAAGAACATACTCTATCTACACCTCTCTAGGCCAATGCTGTGATCACCACACCCAGAGCTGGTGTCTTCCAGAGAGGTTTAATGCTGTATCGGGAAGGCACACCTGGTTCCCGTGGAACCCCAAGGCCATTTCTCCCACCTGGGCAGCCAGGAGGTGTTCTCCCAATCAATATTCCCAAACTGGTTTGAGGACCTTCTCCTCATCCCCCTTAAATGCCTTAGTTACTGAGGGCTCCCCATCCAGGGAAAACAATTCCTAACATGGACTGCTGACAAAGACCCAGCAAGACACTGATATCCTGGATCCAAGGAGGTGCCTGGAGACTAGTGAAAAGAAGCAGGCTTGGGTGTCTGATGAGCTGTGGGGGAGGCATAGGTCCAAGCGTGgttggagagggtgggggaaACCTGGGGGGCTGAGGGCAGCCCCAGATCAACAACCTCTGCTTGCATACTCTCAGGGATGGGAAGCTCATCTCTCCCCTCCAACTTTAGCCACATTCCTTAGATCCATACAACCCCAGGGTCCAGTTTATTCTCCTGGATCCCCAGAGGGGAGCATAGAACCACACACAGAGCCCACACTGGATTCCTAACCAGGGTGCACTTGACAGGTGCCTGTCAGTATACCCTTTAAATGGGTCCCCTTCAAGAACTTCATGTCCTGTACTTTCTTGTCTGGCCTAACAGGCCCTGACCACATCAGCCCCTTCCTAGCTCTGTACCCTCCTGAAGGAAGATCCATAGGTAGTCCAGAAACAGTGTGGTCATACCCAGAGGGGAAATGTAGGCTCCAGAGATGGTGATAGAGGCCCAGAGAATGACCTTTCTTGCCCAGGAGCGCCTAGCGACTCAGTGGCCATTC from Mastomys coucha isolate ucsf_1 unplaced genomic scaffold, UCSF_Mcou_1 pScaffold22, whole genome shotgun sequence includes:
- the Elfn1 gene encoding protein ELFN1 — its product is MARHGWGAPWVLVAAATLLHAGGLAQGDCWLIEGDKGFVWLAICSQNQPPYEAIPQQINNTIVDLRLNENRIRSVQYASLSRFGNLTYLNLTKNEIGYIEDGAFSGQFNLQVLQLGYNRLRNLTEGMLRGLSKLEYLYLQANLIEVVMASAFWECPNIVNIDLSMNRIQQLGSGTFAGLTKLSVCEIYSNPFYCSCELLGFLRWLAAFTNATQTHDRVQCESPPVYAGYFLLGQGRHGHQRSILSKLQSVCTEGSYTAEVLGPPRPVPGRSQPGHSPPPPPLEPSDMPCADDECFSGDGTTPLVVLTTLVPQTEARPSMKVKQLTQNSATIMVQLPSPFNRMYTLEQYNNSKSFTVSKLTQPQEEIRLTNLYTLTNYTYCVVSTSSGTHHNHTCLTICLPKPPSPPGPVPSPSTATHYIMTILGCLFGMVLVLGAVYYCLRKRRRQEEKHKKAVAAAAGSLKKTIIELKYGPEIEAPGLAPLTQGPLLGPEAVTRIPYLPAATSDVEQYKLVESSETPKATKGNYIEVRTGEPQERRGCELSRPGEPQSSVAEISTIAKEVDRVNQIINNCIDALKSESTSFQGTKSGAVSAAEPQLVLLSEPLASKHSFLSPVYKDAFGHGGLQRHHSVEAAPGPPRASTSSSGSARSPRTFRAEATGTHKAPATETKYIEKSSPVPETILTVTPAATVLRAEADKSRQYGEHRHSYPGSHPAEPPAPPPPPPTHEGLGGRKASILEPLTRPRPRDLVYSQLSPQYHNLSYSSSPEYTCRASPSIWERLRLSRRRHKDDAEFMAAGHALRKKVQFAKDEDLHDILDYWKGVSAQHKS